The genomic DNA CCGCCATCGCCACCTGTAAGAAGCAGCACCGCAACTTCTTCGCCTTCCTGCTCGAATCGATTCGCGCTCAACTCCAAAACCAAACCGCCCCCAGACTGCTCCGCAGCTAAGGCCGTGAACGGTTACCATCGAAAGCCGTGGCGATGCCAAGCCGAACACCATTCGCAACCTGAAGAACTCCACTGTACGGCTGGTTGAGTTTTTCGGGGGCGACCGAACGCTACACACAATCAAACCTGGGGAATGCGACGATTGGCGACAAGCGATGGTGAACGACGGACTGGCCGAAGCCACAATCAGCAAGGCGATCAAGCACGCTAAGCAGTTTTTCAGGCTGGCCCAGCGCAAGGGTTTGGTTCGCTGCAATCCATTCTCCGAGCTAAAAACAGGCGGGGAAAGGAACGACGCCCGGAGGCAATTCATCGACCGGGCAACCGTGGCCAAGCTAATCGAAGCGGCCCCCGATACGGAATGGGAAGTAATTATCTCTCTGGCCCGCTACGGCGGATTGCGAACGCCCAGTGAAACCTTATCGCTTCTCTGGGGCGATATTAACTGGACAACGCGACGAATCACCATTACATCCCCCAAAACGGAGCGGCACGGCAAGGGGTATCGCACGATTCCGCTATTCCCCGAATTACTGGCCGTGCTTGAGAAATCATTTAACGAGTACGAATCGGCCAACGGTCGGCCACCGTCGCAAACGCAATCCGTCATTACGCACTACAAAGGGGGCGGAACGAACCTGCGAACGCAACTACTGCGAATTCTAAGGCGAGCGGGCTTACAGCCCTGGGAACGGCTATTCCACAACCTGCGGGCTAGCAGGCAAACCGAGTTGTGCGACGAATTCCCCTCGCATGTGGTTGCCGATTGGCTAGGGAATACCGAAGCGATTGCCGCCAAGCACTACCTGCAGACGACCGATGCCCACTTTGACCGAGCCACGGGGCAAGCCGACGGCGGCAAGGTGGTGCAACAGGTGGTGCAGCAAACTGCCGAACCGACTCGCATGGAAGCGAAAACGCCCCCACCAACGAAAAACGCCCCACCGTTGCAAGGTGAGGCGACACAAGACGTTGCGTCAATTTGCGGCTATCTGCCAGAACTACTGAACACAACAACACTACCCCCACGGGGAGTCGAACCCCGGTTTTCGGACTGAGAACCCGACGTCCTGGGCCACTAGACGATGGGGGCGGGTTGGTTCGATTGTGCGGCATGAGGTGGCTGGGTGTCAATGGGTGGGGCGTGGAATCAAGATGTTGGATTCGGAACCATGGCAACGTCGAATCGTGGCCGCCGAGTGGGCTTACGGGGCGATGGTGCGTCCGCCGTCGACGGCGAGGTTGACGCCGGTGATGAAATCATTGGCGACGAGAAACAGCACCGTGTCGGCGATGTTTTGCGGATTGCCTTCGCGTTTGAGTAGCGTGCCGGCAATGGCTTCGGCGCGGTCGGCGGGGGAAAGGTCGGCGGGAAGCAGTACTGGTCCGGGGAGGATCGCGTTGACGCGGATGTTCGGATTGCGCGAGGCCAGCTCGACGGCAAAGGTGCGCGTAAGCGTGGGAATCGAGCCTTTCGAGGCGAAATAGGCGGCATGATCGAGGTATGGCCTGGCGATGGCCCAGTCGCCGATGTTGACGATCGCGCCACCGCTCGGTTGATCGACCATGATGCGACCGACGTGCTGGCAGAATAAAAACGTGCCGAGGGTATTGACGGCAAAGTGTTCTCGCAGGTCGTCGGCTGTCGCCGCTTCGAGTCGCTGGGCTCTCCAAATGGCTGCACAGTTCACCAGTGCGTCGATTCGGTCGTAGGTTCGATGGACGGCATCCACCGCATGGGCGACCGCGGTTTCGTCGCGAACGTCGGCAACCAGCGCCAGCGAAGGACTGCCTGCCGCCGTCAATTCGGCGGCGAGGACTTCGGCTTCAGCAATCGAATGATTGGCGTGGATCGCGATGCGATAACCGGCGGTAGCCAGCGTGCGCGCAACGACTGCGCCGATGCGGCGAGCGCCGCCGGTAACGAGAGCTACTTGGCCGTCGAAGCGCTTCATGATGGTCAATTATCCGTCGGCGGCAGTTTGCCGTCGGCGCGGTTGGCGAGTTGTTGCAGGATTGACAGGTCGATGGTTTCGGGCAGGAATTTGATGCTGCCGTCGGCAAAGACAAAGTTCACACCGCCGGCGTGCATGCTATTGAAGCCGCCGACGAAGGCGATCGGGTCGGGGGCATTTTCGGGAATTGCAGGTACCAGGGGCTGAGGCTTTTCGACGGCCGCGGGCGGGTTTTCAGATTCAGCCGCCGGAACATCGGCGGGATTCGCGACTATATTGGTCGCGGTTGGATCGGGTGGCGCGGCAGGCTCGGAAGACGGCGGGTTGGGATCGTTGGGGATCTTCGACCACGCGATCTGCATCGGCAGCGCACAATTCAAATTGCTGCCGGTGTTTCGCAGGCTAGCGCGCGTGCCGCTAAGCCAGCCAAGGTCGGCGATGTCGGACAATTTTTCGCCGATTAGCAGCGTGTGCTTCGCGCCGTCGGTGATATCGTGATAACGAATACGGCTATTGAGGAACAACAGGCCGTGGTTGTCGGCGTCGATCGGTGATTCGAGGTCGTGATGGACGCCGGCGTAGTTGGTAATCCCCGGTCGGCCGCCGACGCCAGGCGGTGGCACATTCGATTCGGTGGGGCAGGTGACGCTGGCAAGCTGCATCGCCATCACGGGCGCATTCTTGCCCGAATAGACGCTTTGGTTCTGGTCGATGTTGCGAAACGTGCTCGTTTCTTCCATATATGGCAGCAACTGGATGATCCAATTGTGATGACTTCCTTGGGCTTCGTTGCGAATGGGGCCTTTCGCTTCGGTAACGCCGGGAGGAAACACTTCGTGGGCCATCTCGTAGTTGTGCATCGCCATACTCAACTGGGCGAGTTTGTTCGAGCAGGCCGTGCGGCGTGCTAGTTCGCGCGAACCTTGCAGCCCCGGCAGCAGCATCGCGACCATGATGCCGATGATGGCGATTACCACAAGTAGCTCGACGAGGGTGAAAGCGGTACGAGGAACAATGAATGATGAACGATGAATGTTCGTTCGGAGATGAATGGTGCGACGATTGATGTTGGGTTTCATGGGGGTCTAGGGGATTTGGTCCGTGGTCAGTGATTCGTCGCTTTGACTTTCGTTCTTGA from Pirellulales bacterium includes the following:
- a CDS encoding SDR family oxidoreductase → MKRFDGQVALVTGGARRIGAVVARTLATAGYRIAIHANHSIAEAEVLAAELTAAGSPSLALVADVRDETAVAHAVDAVHRTYDRIDALVNCAAIWRAQRLEAATADDLREHFAVNTLGTFLFCQHVGRIMVDQPSGGAIVNIGDWAIARPYLDHAAYFASKGSIPTLTRTFAVELASRNPNIRVNAILPGPVLLPADLSPADRAEAIAGTLLKREGNPQNIADTVLFLVANDFITGVNLAVDGGRTIAP
- a CDS encoding DUF1559 domain-containing protein, coding for MKPNINRRTIHLRTNIHRSSFIVPRTAFTLVELLVVIAIIGIMVAMLLPGLQGSRELARRTACSNKLAQLSMAMHNYEMAHEVFPPGVTEAKGPIRNEAQGSHHNWIIQLLPYMEETSTFRNIDQNQSVYSGKNAPVMAMQLASVTCPTESNVPPPGVGGRPGITNYAGVHHDLESPIDADNHGLLFLNSRIRYHDITDGAKHTLLIGEKLSDIADLGWLSGTRASLRNTGSNLNCALPMQIAWSKIPNDPNPPSSEPAAPPDPTATNIVANPADVPAAESENPPAAVEKPQPLVPAIPENAPDPIAFVGGFNSMHAGGVNFVFADGSIKFLPETIDLSILQQLANRADGKLPPTDN